CCCATTTCCAGCCCGTGGAGTCCTGTGGCGTCTGGCACAAGGATATGCCGGCTCTGCTTTTTACGGGAGATGCCGCCACGGGCCTGAAAGAGCGGCTGGAGCGTTTCGTGGCGGAGATCAAAATTTTCGAATTCGAGCAGAATATTACGCTCACGGCCGATTTTGTCCTGATCGATGTTCACGACGAAGATCTCAACGCATTGATCAATCTTGTCGAAAAGTTCTACACGGGGCAGCTTTCGGTCGCCGATACGAAAGGATTCTCCTGTTACAGGAGCGGCACGGGCCAGGAAGTCCGCAAGGAGGAGGATCTGCTGATGCAGTTTTTCACCAATATCATGGCCAATCGGCTTCCTGTCAAACTGCTCAACATCTACAAGGGGCTTCCCATCTCCACTCCGACACGCATACTGAAAGTCGAAGAGGGAAAGATTGTCGTCAAAACCGAAAAAATCCAGAAATTCGTCATGCGGGAAGAGAGACGGGTTGTTTTTCAGTCTCCCCATCTGCCGGGGGATATCGAGGCGGAAGTGCACATGACCGATGCCCAGCGGCCTCTGGCGATATTGAAAAAGGTGAAGATGATGCACACTTCCATCAACAACCGCAAACATACGCGCGTTAATGTGACTTCACGCCTTCCTGTATCGCTCAAAGTAGGAAAGAACCATTACAGTGGCTTTGTCCACGACATTTCGATCAACTCCATCGCCCTCTTTTTCAACGCCGGCAAATTCGCGGAGAACGAACTGCGGCAGAAGCGTGCCGATCTCTCCTTCAAGCTGCCGTGGGAAAATGAAGAAGGTTTCGTCAATATCGCGGTTCCCGGAGAAATCCTCTTCAACCGTGAAGAAAACGGGTATCACAAACTGGTCGTGATTCTCGAGCCCAGCGATGTGAATGAAAGCTATATCTTCGACTATATCTACAAGCGGCAGAAAGAGCTGATTAGGGAGATCAAAGAACGGATAGGCTCCTGAAGGATTGCCTTCCGATGGTATCGGGCATACAGACCATCCGAAACGGCGCGCTCCCTTTTCGACGAAGCCGCCGCGCGCGTTCTCGTTTGATGGATGGTAGTGTATACTGTGTAATATCAATTACCAAGGAATGGGTGTGGAACGACTTTTGGCATTGAGCGCCAGCGCGGGCAGCGGCAAAACCTTCGCGCTGGTGGCGCGGTATCTGGCGCTGCTCTTCATGGACGCGAAACCTTCGGAGATTCTGGCCATCACCTTCACCAACAAGGCGGCGGGGGAGATGCGGGAGCG
This genomic interval from Hydrogenimonas urashimensis contains the following:
- a CDS encoding PilZ domain-containing protein, with the protein product MHNENFLKRFKLFRVLVVAPKEGEFFRWCRDFDDHCGLCTYEELGECGSGGPPHLVLLQTDGEGNDFLKRKEAMERLRKLRYWQLILFAKDPERPEVQRFAIDHHAFGLHPLPASREDVMKAVAEVLPALMERMQEQTRSIQLQKIVDMGAAQVLAGAGGKPLFANTAAKRLFGVPDAAHLAESIWHTLSPADFPRKEGDVRLIPFRDKRVLVALSGNGEKEHLYTFIPLDDRMDVQSGTFVSRIGFVDTLKDKMAQRIGSDEPLALLAVRISNLHSIVENFGWSVSHSVVKSFGEMMCTHFQPVESCGVWHKDMPALLFTGDAATGLKERLERFVAEIKIFEFEQNITLTADFVLIDVHDEDLNALINLVEKFYTGQLSVADTKGFSCYRSGTGQEVRKEEDLLMQFFTNIMANRLPVKLLNIYKGLPISTPTRILKVEEGKIVVKTEKIQKFVMREERRVVFQSPHLPGDIEAEVHMTDAQRPLAILKKVKMMHTSINNRKHTRVNVTSRLPVSLKVGKNHYSGFVHDISINSIALFFNAGKFAENELRQKRADLSFKLPWENEEGFVNIAVPGEILFNREENGYHKLVVILEPSDVNESYIFDYIYKRQKELIREIKERIGS